A window from Cryptosporangium phraense encodes these proteins:
- a CDS encoding transglycosylase domain-containing protein, with translation MTYGHTPDDDPDVGGRSSSGGTVYGGSAPRGSGGGTVYGGGSSAGSSGTTYGSPAAGRGTTYGSSGGTTYGSSSAGSSGTTYGSSGGGTTYGSSSAGRGTTYGAAGGGTTYGSPGSGGTTYGASSGTTYGSTAVGDRPAGLGPRSRAAALEDDQLLPEVGGAPSGGGPKKPGRRKKVLIGLGIGTALCLLLGLTGGGVAYASVDLPNFPAASKTTQIQYSDGKTTFATFATENRIEVPLAKVPKYVQDAVIATEDPDFRENSGVSFRGTARAVWGLVKGDEGAGGGSTITQQYIRNALNLTRERSYSRKVKEIILARKLSSSWDKDTILKGYLNTIYFGRGAWGIQSASQAYFHKDIDKLSVAEGAVLAAVIKDPTNFDPTNNKASAEGRWTYVVDQMAKKQFITAADRQALTYPKVAEKPAATRDWQKGATGILGQKIESELKTTVGLTEQSINTGGYRVVTTINPTYQKAAEAASKEYLKGQDKDMATAMVSIDPATGMVRAYYGGDRGYGNLDLASSAAPHPAGSSMKPYVLAKGVEEGYSIDSLWDGTSGQTFPDRSTPLKNSDGDNSCGKQCSLTSATVKSLNTVYWALTYKVHASEVAKLAEKAGITRIDGMKTADFIKSDKLNSGLGIGQDSISVLDQAAGYATFANYGIYRQPYFIDKVYGADGKVVWDHADHVAPEVQAFSKDVGRDVSYVLQQVYGATNKKITDGREGAIKTGTQQFGNTDENAHAWMCGFTPQLASAVWVGSGTDKDIKLRDRVNGNIHVYGSGIPGKIWRDFMSAALKGTDKEDFESPLHAGDQPGNAPSEEPSPTPSDTPDEDDQNQDGQNGDGQNGDGQNGDGQNQDGQNPGQNPDPQNPDGQNNNNDGNPFNNN, from the coding sequence CTCGTCGGGCGGCACGACCTACGGGTCGTCGTCGGCCGGCTCGTCCGGAACGACCTACGGGTCGTCCGGCGGCGGTACCACCTACGGATCCTCGTCCGCCGGGCGCGGCACGACGTACGGCGCAGCCGGCGGCGGAACCACCTACGGCTCCCCGGGGTCGGGCGGCACCACCTACGGCGCGTCGAGCGGCACGACCTACGGCAGCACCGCGGTCGGCGACCGCCCCGCCGGTCTCGGGCCACGCAGCCGCGCGGCCGCGCTGGAGGACGACCAGCTGCTCCCGGAGGTCGGGGGAGCTCCGAGCGGTGGCGGGCCCAAGAAGCCCGGCCGTCGCAAGAAGGTCCTGATCGGCCTCGGTATCGGCACCGCGCTCTGCCTCCTGCTCGGCCTGACCGGCGGTGGCGTGGCCTACGCGAGCGTCGACCTGCCGAACTTCCCGGCGGCCAGCAAGACCACGCAGATCCAGTACTCGGACGGCAAGACGACGTTCGCGACGTTCGCCACCGAGAACCGCATCGAGGTGCCGCTGGCCAAGGTCCCGAAGTACGTCCAGGACGCGGTCATCGCGACCGAGGACCCGGACTTCCGGGAGAACAGCGGTGTCTCGTTCCGCGGCACGGCCCGGGCGGTCTGGGGTCTGGTCAAGGGCGACGAGGGCGCCGGTGGTGGTTCGACGATCACCCAGCAGTACATCCGCAACGCGCTGAACCTCACCCGCGAGCGGAGCTACTCCCGCAAGGTGAAAGAGATCATCCTGGCCCGGAAGCTCTCCAGCAGCTGGGACAAGGACACGATCCTCAAGGGCTACCTGAACACGATCTACTTCGGACGCGGGGCCTGGGGCATCCAGTCGGCGTCGCAGGCGTACTTCCACAAGGACATCGACAAGCTGTCGGTGGCCGAGGGCGCCGTTCTCGCCGCGGTGATCAAGGACCCGACGAACTTCGACCCGACGAACAACAAGGCCAGCGCCGAGGGCCGCTGGACCTACGTCGTCGACCAGATGGCCAAGAAGCAGTTCATCACCGCGGCCGACCGGCAGGCGCTGACCTATCCGAAGGTCGCGGAGAAGCCGGCCGCCACCCGTGACTGGCAGAAGGGCGCGACCGGCATCCTCGGGCAGAAGATCGAGTCCGAGCTGAAGACCACGGTCGGCCTGACCGAGCAGTCGATCAACACCGGTGGGTACCGGGTCGTCACGACGATCAACCCGACGTACCAGAAGGCGGCCGAGGCGGCCTCGAAGGAGTACCTCAAGGGCCAGGACAAGGACATGGCGACCGCGATGGTCTCCATCGACCCGGCCACCGGCATGGTCCGCGCCTACTACGGCGGTGACCGCGGCTACGGAAACCTCGACCTCGCCTCCAGCGCGGCCCCGCACCCGGCCGGCTCGTCGATGAAGCCGTACGTGCTGGCCAAGGGCGTCGAAGAGGGCTACAGCATCGACTCGCTCTGGGACGGCACGTCCGGCCAGACGTTCCCCGACCGGTCGACACCCCTGAAGAACTCCGACGGAGACAACAGCTGCGGCAAGCAGTGCTCGCTGACCAGCGCCACGGTCAAGTCGCTGAACACGGTCTACTGGGCGCTGACCTACAAGGTCCACGCGTCCGAGGTCGCGAAGCTGGCCGAAAAGGCCGGCATCACGCGGATCGACGGTATGAAGACCGCCGACTTCATCAAGAGCGACAAGCTGAACTCCGGTCTCGGTATCGGCCAGGACTCGATCTCGGTGCTCGACCAGGCGGCCGGCTACGCGACGTTCGCCAACTACGGCATCTACCGCCAGCCGTACTTCATCGACAAGGTCTACGGCGCGGACGGCAAGGTCGTCTGGGACCACGCCGACCACGTCGCCCCCGAGGTGCAGGCGTTCAGCAAGGACGTCGGCCGGGACGTCTCCTACGTCCTGCAGCAGGTCTACGGCGCGACCAACAAGAAGATCACCGACGGCCGCGAGGGCGCGATCAAGACCGGTACCCAGCAGTTCGGGAACACCGACGAGAACGCGCACGCCTGGATGTGCGGGTTCACCCCGCAGCTGGCGAGCGCGGTCTGGGTCGGTAGTGGCACCGACAAGGACATCAAGCTCCGAGATCGGGTCAACGGGAACATCCACGTCTACGGCTCCGGCATCCCCGGCAAGATCTGGCGCGACTTCATGAGCGCCGCGCTCAAGGGCACCGACAAGGAAGATTTCGAGTCCCCGCTGCACGCCGGCGACCAGCCCGGCAACGCGCCGAGCGAGGAGCCCTCGCCGACGCCGTCGGACACCCCGGACGAGGACGACCAGAACCAGGACGGCCAGAACGGCGATGGCCAGAACGGCGACGGTCAGAACGGCGACGGCCAGAACCAGGACGGGCAGAATCCGGGCCAGAATCCGGATCCACAAAATCCCGACGGCCAGAACAACAACAACGACGGGAATCCGTTCAACAACAACTGA
- a CDS encoding glycosyltransferase family 87 protein: protein MTERTTEIVLPSRSDRVAAGLSEAAGGPLGRHATLRRRFWTPLQVVLLLTTLVFAFNWVQKSPCRDGAWDNYDQYRNACYTDVLALYYAEKLNEGYIPYLDHEVEYPVLTGLMMGAIGLPVHALISSGAIPGHLNEGTVFYDLTALALAGFGLVTAWAVVRSRERRPWDGALVALAPAVFVTATVNWDFLAIGLTALAILAWSRERPGLSGVFFGLATAAKFYPLLILGPLVLLCFRRRTPEARRSALITVGSAVFTWLVVNVPFAIMAPDGWSKFFRLSSERPIDWGTFWYIGTHIPVGRTADNKPDLGLPPFVWLGDHIPALNWAAYVLYALCCIGIAALIFFAPRRPRLAAMAFLVVAAFLLTNKVWSQQFVLWLVPLAVLARPRWRAFLIWQACELFYFFAFYQILIRVSGGKGAVLPEAVFTLASIARWLSVAVMCGLVVREALKPELDVVRRDGVDDPEGGVLDESRSPELEQHPVPAVAT from the coding sequence GTGACCGAGCGAACGACCGAGATCGTGCTCCCCAGCCGCTCCGACCGGGTGGCGGCCGGCCTCTCCGAGGCCGCGGGCGGCCCGCTGGGCCGGCACGCGACGCTGCGTCGCCGGTTCTGGACTCCGCTGCAGGTCGTCTTGTTGCTGACGACGTTGGTCTTCGCGTTCAACTGGGTGCAGAAGTCGCCGTGCCGGGACGGGGCGTGGGACAACTACGACCAGTACCGGAACGCCTGCTACACCGACGTCCTGGCGCTGTACTACGCCGAGAAGCTCAACGAGGGCTACATCCCGTACCTCGACCACGAGGTCGAGTACCCGGTGCTGACCGGCCTGATGATGGGCGCGATCGGCCTGCCGGTGCACGCGCTGATCTCCAGCGGCGCGATCCCCGGGCACCTGAACGAGGGCACGGTCTTCTACGACCTGACCGCGCTGGCGCTGGCCGGGTTCGGGCTGGTGACGGCCTGGGCGGTCGTACGCTCGCGGGAACGCAGGCCGTGGGACGGCGCCCTGGTGGCGCTGGCCCCGGCGGTGTTCGTCACCGCGACCGTCAACTGGGACTTCCTCGCAATCGGGCTGACCGCGTTGGCAATACTCGCCTGGTCGCGCGAGCGCCCCGGTCTGTCCGGAGTGTTCTTCGGTCTGGCGACCGCGGCGAAGTTCTATCCGCTGCTGATCCTCGGTCCGCTGGTCCTGCTCTGTTTCCGACGGCGGACGCCCGAGGCGCGCAGGTCGGCGCTGATCACCGTGGGCAGCGCGGTCTTCACCTGGCTCGTGGTCAACGTGCCGTTCGCGATCATGGCTCCGGACGGCTGGTCGAAGTTCTTTCGGCTCTCGTCCGAGCGGCCGATCGACTGGGGGACGTTCTGGTACATCGGCACGCACATCCCGGTCGGGCGTACCGCGGACAACAAGCCGGACCTCGGTCTGCCGCCGTTCGTCTGGCTCGGTGACCACATCCCGGCGCTCAACTGGGCGGCCTACGTGTTGTACGCGCTGTGCTGCATCGGCATTGCGGCGCTGATCTTCTTCGCGCCCCGGCGTCCGCGGCTGGCCGCGATGGCGTTCCTGGTCGTGGCCGCGTTCCTGCTGACGAACAAGGTGTGGTCGCAACAGTTCGTGCTCTGGCTGGTGCCGCTGGCGGTGCTGGCCCGGCCGCGCTGGCGGGCGTTCCTGATCTGGCAGGCGTGCGAGCTGTTCTACTTCTTCGCCTTCTACCAGATCCTGATCCGGGTGTCGGGGGGCAAGGGGGCCGTGCTCCCCGAGGCGGTGTTCACTCTGGCCAGTATCGCCAGGTGGTTGTCGGTCGCGGTGATGTGCGGGCTCGTCGTCCGGGAGGCGTTGAAGCCCGAGCTGGACGTGGTGCGCCGGGACGGCGTCGACGACCCTGAGGGTGGGGTCCTGGACGAGTCACGCTCACCGGAGCTCGAACAACACCCCGTCCCCGCGGTCGCTACGTAG